Part of the Xenopus tropicalis strain Nigerian chromosome 3, UCB_Xtro_10.0, whole genome shotgun sequence genome, ATGTAAGTCTGTATAAAAGCTGTTACATGATGCTGATTTGGCAAGTACTATACTGGAGAACTTCACTTCCTAGTTACAAAATCATACTGATTTGTCATTATGTTGTTCCAAAAATGAATTGATAACAAAAGAGGCTGCATATAGACAATGTGCACCTGGTTGAAGAACAGTGAGGAAACATATTCAGTTTTAATTGTAGTAGgagactatgggcctgattcactaaagtgcgataaaatgtgcgctatttttagtgtgcgctataaattttaccgcgtcttaattttggcgatttttcgcacgattcactataagcatatttGCGCTTTTTTACACGCGATATtacatgcgttatttaactcgtgaagactatttcaatgcagtatttgccagtacatgcgctaaattacgcacgcgaatagtcgccgcatatgaatggtagcatagaaatagtgcataaaaattgtcgccacatataaatggtgtatataaatattagccacatataaatggtagcatataaatggtatcatataaatagtagatgcttataaatagtagccactagtgatgagcaaatgtgttctggttatctttagtgaaaaattagcaaatctttcgaaagatccacgaaacggcaaaaaaattgttgcccgtgactattattttttgacgcttgtataaatttttggatgtgcgttgaatttttgcgtggtgaattttttcatgcattttgccattggcggattgttttgcgaaacgcatgaaaaaatccgccgcgaaaaaattcaacgcacgtccaaaaattcgctgcaaatccatgcctggcaaaacatttcatcccttgtagccaaatataaatagtcgtgcaaatgaacgcacgccatgttagccatacacgccaatacttgcggaaaattactgtattaaaaatgaacatttcgctgcaaactggcggctgcgtcactctaggggaaacacagacttcaataaataacactgcaaagtccatattttattgcaaaaaactcatttactgtacttttctataattatcacctgcctgtagtaggtgttaattttgagtaaaattgagtaaaaagacacatacttgaataaataacactgtaagtccatattttattgcaaaaaaatcatttactgtacttttctataatttttcgcctgcctgtagtaggagttaattttcgcatagccgaatgcgatatttagagcgcaaaagttatagtgaatcatgcgatcgtattcttttcagcgcagaaattaacgcatgcggtaaaactagcgcgagaaataacgCATGCTAAAATGGCGATTTATTGCACGCAAAAATGTATATTACTGTTTAAAGAATTGGTAAGTTTtgccagttccatatataaaCATGTCATAGTTTAGAAGTTAGAACTGGATGTTGGCTTTTGGTATGACCTCATGCAATTACAACATATACTGGGAAAAAAAGCAAGACATGCCACTTAATTATAATTTTATGGTCACAGGAAGTTGGCTTTctatcatacaggtatgggatcccttatccggaaacctattatccagaaagttccgaattatggaaaagccatctcccatagactccattataagcaaataattaaaatttttaaaaatgatttcctttttctctgtaataataaaacagaaccttgtacttgatcccaactaagatgtaattaatccttattggaagcaaaacaatcctattgggttaattcaatatttaaatgatttttagcagactgaagttatggagatccaaattacggaaagatcccttatccggaaaaccccaggtcccgagcattctggataacagttcccatacctgtaccataattaTTATGAATTTTGAAAATTTACATTGGTGCACCTgtattaacatttacattttctataaCAGAATtagttattttctattttacattttcctctTCCAGATAGAAACAAGAAAATACAACAAAAGCTCTAATTCTACAAACTGTATATTTATGGTCAACAAGCCCTACGCAATTACATGCTCTGTGGTGGCTTTTTACATTCCTTTCTTCCTCATGGTGCTTGCCTACTATCGTATCTATATCACTGCTAGAGAACATGCCAGGCAGATTGGAGTTTTGCAAAGGGCAGGAGCCCCGGCAGATCATCGACATCAGCATCCTGACCAACATACCACCCACAGGATGAAGACGGAAACCAAAGCTGCCAAAACGCTGTGCATTATTATGGGCTGTTTCTGCCTTTGTTGGGCcccgttttttattaccaacgtGGTTGATCCTTTCATTAACTATTCTGTACCAGTGGAGCTGTGGACAGCTTTTCTCTGGTTAGGCTACATCAATTCAGGCTTGAACCCTTTCTTATATGCCTTTTTGAACAAGTCTTTCAGGCGTGCCTTCCTCATCATTTTGTGTTGTGGAGATGAGAAGTATCGAAGGCCTTCCATCTTGGGGCAAACTGTCCCATGTTCTACCACCACCATCAATGGGTCCACTCATGTATTAAGGTGAGTACAATAAAGCCCTTTTAGAAAGATTGCGGAGCATGTATTAAATAATATCATGAAAATGTGGTATCTGTTAAGGTCCTGCTGAGTACAGAAGCAGTGCATACAGCAGGGATGATAATAATTTCTTGCCAGCACAAAGATCCAAAGAACGGTACTTGTATATTAGACTGACTACTTACATGGAGTTTATACACTACTGAGCAGATTACATTTCAAGAAGCAAAAATGTAAAAGATGAACTGTATTCAGCAAAGTTATTTTACAGGTcaaacaaaataactaaaaattcCTCTTACGATCcttttacaaatgttttaaaagtaataaaaaaaaacaggaattctTGGAAGAAGATAAATAATTTCTACTATATCTTCAAAATATGATGTTTTCACAGTTtcagttggtaaaaaaaaaacattttaatacaaaatcagtgaaTATAGAAATGAACCAAAAAGAAATGTCTGCCCGCCATCCCTTTCCTCCACCAATTAGTGACCAATTAgtcagtcttagggctctggcacatggagagattagtcgcccgcgacaaatctcccttgtcacgggcgactaatctccctgaactaccatcccaccggggaaaaGTCGatatcgcctgcgcagcgtgtgccatcccaccggcgacttacattttcgccggtgggatggtagttcggggagattagtcgtccgtgacaagggaaatttgtcacgggcgactaatctccccgtgtgccagagcccttacatctCTGGTTTACATGGGTCTCCCTTCCCATCACAGTCCCTTACAGCTCAGCACTACGAGTGTTCTtaatctgcctacccctagttctggccctggtgttGGTATGCAGCTATGATATATACAGCATCAGCTCTCAaaaactttgttaaaaaaaaaaaactttaacaaaCATAATGTGACCTCTTGCTACCTATAAAATACAGTGCAGTGGAGTAAATATCAATATAAACAAATCAGTGAATAAGGGCTTTTGAGGCTATCATTTGGACCCCAGAGGGCACAGATCTGTAAAATTATGCAACTGGTACAGCAATTAAAGATTAGCTGGATTATTTCAACAATTATTGTAAAAGCGCACAACCATTGTGACCATAGCTCTGTCAACTGGGTTTTAGAAAAGTATGAGTGTGCTAATTCTGAATGATAAAACAATAGATATGTCAGTTCCCAAAAACAATGAAATATGTGGCTGAGGAATATGGGAGATTATCTCCACAACAGCAATGGTTTTCAACAGTTTACACCCTTATATTTATCCTGATAACTACTGTATGTGATTTACTGTATgtgatgtatttatatataagcaaTGGGACATGGGACATTTAGTCACCTCTAGTCTCCTCTAGctgaggcaactaatctcctctgaatgctttcctgACAAGGCAACATCGGGCGAAGCTACAAAAGTTTTCCTTCAAGCAATTTACATTGGCGgcggtaggaaagcattcagaggcGATTAGTCTGCAGTCACAGGCCGTCTAATTtcctcatgtgtcattgccctaagggccatggtagacggggagattagtcacccgcgacaaatctcccttgtttcgggcgactaatctccccgaaatgccatcccaccggtgagaatgtaaatcggcggtgggatggcatacgtgcgCCACGATCGGCAAAGGTGCCtcccaaggcaacttccgtgattttggGAAATCGGCGCGctgcatttgccatcccaccgtcgatttacattcaagccggtgggatggcatatcagggagattagtcgcccgcaacaagggagatttgtcgcgggcgactaatctccccatctaccatggctctaagggctctggcacacggggagattagtcacccgtgacaaatctccctgttcgcgggtgaataatctccctgaaatgccatctcaccggcgaaaatgtaagtcgccggtgggatggcatacgcggcagcgcaatTTCAGttaaatcgcggaagtttcctctcaaggcaacttccgcgatttcactgaaatcgcgccgccgcgtatgccatcacaccagtgatttacattttcgccagtgagatggcattacagggagattagtcgcccgcgaacagggagatttgtcgcgggcgactaatctccccgtgtgccagagccctaaagggcacATTAGTATTTGGAATGGAAAGATAAAAGATAAGACTGATCAACAGATTTTGCTTGTTTATTGTCTTTGCTAGCTggccattaagggctctggtacacggggagattagtcgcccgcggcaaaactccctgctcgcgggcgactaatctccccgagttgccttccctctgccatcccaccggcgaacatgtaagtcgccggcgggatggcagacgcggcggcgcgatttcgcgcaaatcgccgaaaaagactcgcgaggctttttcggtgatttcccgaaatcgccccgccgcgtctgccatcccgccggcgacttacatgttcgccggtgggatggcagagggaaggcaactcggggagattagtcgcccgcgagcagggagttttgccgcgggc contains:
- the htr4 gene encoding 5-hydroxytryptamine receptor 4 isoform X2; protein product: MAHNINVTSNEGYGVAARIVLISFISAVILMTILGNLLVMVAVCRDRQLRKIKTNYFIVSLAFADLLVSVLVMPFGAIELVQEKWIYGEMFCLVRTSLDVLLTTASILHLCCISLDRYYAICCQPLVYRNKMTPLRITLMLSGCWIIPTFISFLPIMQGWNSIGILDLIETRKYNKSSNSTNCIFMVNKPYAITCSVVAFYIPFFLMVLAYYRIYITAREHARQIGVLQRAGAPADHRHQHPDQHTTHRMKTETKAAKTLCIIMGCFCLCWAPFFITNVVDPFINYSVPVELWTAFLWLGYINSGLNPFLYAFLNKSFRRAFLIILCCGDEKYRRPSILGQTVPCSTTTINGSTHVLSGCSSVSKFLLLFCNRPVPV
- the htr4 gene encoding 5-hydroxytryptamine receptor 4 isoform X3, whose protein sequence is MTILGNLLVMVAVCRDRQLRKIKTNYFIVSLAFADLLVSVLVMPFGAIELVQEKWIYGEMFCLVRTSLDVLLTTASILHLCCISLDRYYAICCQPLVYRNKMTPLRITLMLSGCWIIPTFISFLPIMQGWNSIGILDLIETRKYNKSSNSTNCIFMVNKPYAITCSVVAFYIPFFLMVLAYYRIYITAREHARQIGVLQRAGAPADHRHQHPDQHTTHRMKTETKAAKTLCIIMGCFCLCWAPFFITNVVDPFINYSVPVELWTAFLWLGYINSGLNPFLYAFLNKSFRRAFLIILCCGDEKYRRPSILGQTVPCSTTTINGSTHVLRYTVLYNGHQQEHDTLPIHIDPESQESCF